The Zingiber officinale cultivar Zhangliang chromosome 10A, Zo_v1.1, whole genome shotgun sequence genome contains a region encoding:
- the LOC122027481 gene encoding F-box/kelch-repeat protein At1g55270-like codes for MERAVPERLAGHRVVRVQTPLVDSVSCYCRVDAGLKTVVGARKFVPGAKLCLQPEIVPNGTKLRNTHRQRNRNQAPLLPGLPDDLAIACLIRVPRVEHQNLRLVCKRWNKLLCGNYFYSLRKKLGMAEEWVYVIKRDRDGKISWHAFDPTYQIWRSLPPVPADYSEALGFGCAVLSGCYLYLFGGKDPSKGSMRRVVFYNARTNKWHRAPDMLRRRHFFGSCVINNCLYVAGGECEGNQRTLRSAEVYDPNRNRWASITEMNTGMIPFIGVVYEGKWFLKGLDSHRQVMSEVYAPTANTWSTVSGAIVTGWRNPSISLNGRIYASDCRDGCMLRVYEPATDSWDKFMDSKNHLGNAQAFEAASFVSLNGKMGIIRNNMSISLVDVTEPVNIIETNSARAWETLAGKGQLKNLVANLWSSIAGRNGVKGHIVHCQVLQA; via the coding sequence GTTGATTCTGTATCATGCTATTGTAGAGTGGATGCTGGTTTGAAAACAGTTGTAGGAGCTAGAAAATTTGTTCCTGGTGCTAAGCTCTGTCTGCAACCTGAAATTGTGCCCAATGGAACAAAATTGAGGAACACACACAGGCAGAGGAATAGAAACCAGGCGCCTCTTTTGCCTGGTCTCCCAGATGATCTCGCCATTGCTTGTTTGATTCGGGTTCCTCGAGTTGAACATCAAAACCTTCGACTAGTTTGCAAAAGATGGAACAAACTTTTGTGTGGAAATTACTTCTACTCTCTTAGAAAAAAGTTAGGGATGGCAGAGGAGTGGGTCTATGTCATCAAGAGAGATCGTGATGGAAAGATATCCTGGCATGCATTTGATCCTACTTATCAAATCTGGAGGTCACTTCCACCTGTTCCTGCAGATTATTCTGAAGCTCTTGGTTTTGGTTGTGCTGTTCTTAGTGGCTGCTACCTCTACCTATTTGGAGGTAAAGATCCATCCAAGGGATCAATGAGGCGCGTAGTCTTCTACAATGCACGGACAAACAAATGGCACAGAGCTCCAGACATGCTTCGAAGGCGCCATTTCTTTGGTTCTTGTGTCATCAATAACTGTCTATATGTTGCTGGTGGGGAATGTGAAGGGAACCAAAGAACTCTTCGGTCAGCTGAGGTTTATGATCCTAACAGAAACAGATGGGCATCTATCACTGAAATGAACACTGGAATGATCCCCTTTATCGGTGTTGTTTATGAGGGTAAATGGTTTCTGAAAGGACTGGATTCCCACCGGCAGGTCATGAGTGAAGTTTATGCACCTACTGCCAACACATGGTCCACTGTTAGTGGTGCGATAGTCACAGGTTGGAGAAATCCCagtatttcattgaatggaagaaTTTATGCATCAGATTGCAGGGATGGGTGCATGCTTAGAGTCTATGAACCAGCAACAGACTCATGGGATAAGTTCATGGACAGCAAAAATCATCTAGGAAATGCTCAGGCCTTTGAGGCTGCCTCATTTGTTTCTCTTAATGGGAAGATGGGTATTAttaggaacaacatgagcataagtCTTGTGGATGTGACAGAACCAGTAAATATCATAGAGACAAACAGTGCTCGTGCGTGGGAAACCCTTGCTGGCAAAGGCCAACTTAAAAATTTGGTGGCAAATTTATGGTCCTCTATTGCAGGTCGGAATGGAGTGAAGGGTCATATTGTTCACTGTCAGGTGCTTCAAGCTTGA
- the LOC122027483 gene encoding uncharacterized protein LOC122027483: MARLAPLSEEPISEEQDSRSAARRIQHSFHNWLKTHLPLLSNKKSDLKILLSVLGCPLSPLSVSPKNHLPRHVVASSAQYIIQQFRATTGCAKRGRTAKSMYASGRVWMEMVHEHGLGTPGAASKGHHRTGCFVVWQMVPDMWLVELAVSGHQISAGSDGKVAWRRTPWLGAHAARGGARPLRRALQGLDPETIAAVFSPAQHVGEKHIGDEECFVLELMVENSILSSWSDSTADIIKHRMVGLFSQRSGLLVRLEDSQLTRIQSPGAEAIYWETTISSSIDDYRRVDDLVVAHSGRSTVSLLRFGVGVKDQRVLTRMEERWTIDDVLFDVPGLSADCFIPPAEVQRSCCFYDDVRIQNVVID, translated from the exons ATGGCACGCCTCGCTCCTCTCTCTGAGGAGCCCATCAGCGAGGAGCAGGATTCCCGGAGCGCGGCGCGAAGAATCCAGCATTCCTTCCACAACTGGCTGAAGACCCACCTTCCCTTGCTCTCCAACAAAAAGAGCGACCTCAAGATCCTCCTCAGCGTCCTCGGATGCCCTCTCTCCCCGCTCTCCGTCTCCCCCAAGAACCACCTCCCCCGCCAT GTGGTGGCGTCGTCGGCGCAATACATAATCCAGCAGTTCCGGGCGACGACGGGGTGCGCGAAGCGGGGCAGGACGGCGAAGAGCATGTACGCCTCCGGGCGTGTGTGGATGGAGATGGTCCACGAGCACGGCCTCGGCACTCCCGGCGCCGCCTCCAAGGGCCACCACCGCACGGGCTGCTTCGTGGTCTGGCAGATGGTCCCCGACATGTGGCTCGTCGAGCTCGCCGTCTCCGGCCACCAGATCTCCGCCGGAAGCGATGGCAAGGTCGCCTGGCGCCGCACCCCTTGGCTCGGCGCCCACGCCGCCCGAGGCGGTGCTCGACCCCTCCGACGTGCATTGCAG GGGTTAGACCCTGAAACGATCGCGGCCGTCTTCTCGCCGGCGCAGCACGTCGGCGAGAAGCACATCGGCGACGAAGAGTGCTTCGTGCTGGAGCTGATGGTGGAGAATTCGATCCTGTCGAGCTGGAGCGACAGCACGGCGGACATCATCAAGCATCGGATGGTGGGGTTGTTCAGCCAGCGCAGCGGCCTGCTGGTGAGGCTGGAGGACTCGCAGCTGACGCGGATCCAGTCGCCGGGCGCCGAGGCCATCTACTGGGAGACCACCATCTCGTCGAGCATCGACGACTACCGCCGCGTCGACGACCTCGTCGTCGCCCACTCCGGCCGGTCCACGGTCAGCCTCCTCCGCTTCGGCGTCGGGGTCAAGGACCAGCGCGTGCTGACGCGAATGGAGGAGCGGTGGACCATCGACGACGTCCTCTTCGACGTGCCGGGCCTCTCCGCCGACTGCTTCATCCCGCCGGCGGAGGTGcagaggagctgctgcttctacGACGACGTCAGGATTCAAAACGTAGTGATCGATTAA
- the LOC122027484 gene encoding glucan endo-1,3-beta-glucosidase 4-like, which translates to MSHKRWLSQIWALVFILSDLFETAINAQYCVARAGADTTALTSGLNWACGPGGANCSPIQPGQACYVANNLTAIASYAYNDYYQKSRATGGTCNFSNTATLTPNNPSFGNCIFSGSGGTNTSNGTGTPTSPSPTLTPTAFGPPTPDAFVPFSDATSISSARSVAYLLPLICHFLL; encoded by the exons ATGTCGCACAAAAGATGGCTGAGTCAGATATGGGCACTTGTTTTCATTCTCTCTGATCTTTTCG AGACGGCGATAAATGCCCAATACTGCGTGGCGAGGGCTGGGGCTGATACAACTGCACTTACCAGTGGCTTGAACTGGGCCTGCGGACCTGGCGGCGCGAATTGCAGCCCCATACAACCCGGTCAAGCTTGCTATGTCGCCAACAATTTGACGGCCATCGCCTCTTACGCTTACAATGACTACTACCAAAAATCAAGGGCGACCGGTGGCACCTGCAACTTCAGCAACACAGCCACCCTCACCCCCAACAATCCTA GTTTTGGCAATTGTATCTTCAGCGGCAG CGGCGGGACGAACACAAGCAATGGAACTGGAACACCCACAAGCCCGAGCCCAACCTTGACGCCGACGGCCTTCGGACCACCCACCCCCGACGCCTTCGTTCCCTTTAGCGATGCTACTTCGATATCTTCGGCTCGTTCGGTGGCTTATCTGCTCCCATTGATCTGTCATTTTCTCTTGTGA